Part of the Lysobacter enzymogenes genome is shown below.
ACCCGCGCCGCAGCAGCGTTTGCGGCGACTCAGGCGGCGCCGCTGGGCGCGGCCAGCAGCGGCGCCAGCGCCGGTTCGAGCGCGGCGCGGCGCCAGCCGGACAGGGCGTCGGGCCATTCGCCGTGGTCGAGCAGGGCCTCGAGCCAGCGGCGCGAGGCGAGCACGCCGTCGGGCAGGCCGAGCGCGGCGCTGCGGCCGGCGACGGCGTCCTGCAACTGGCGCAGGCGCTGTTTGTCGCGGGTCTCGGCGATGCCGGCGTCGGGGGCCTGGGCTTCGTCGGCCAGCGGCGTGGACAGTGCGGTCCAGATCGCGTCGGTCAGCTTGCGCGGCGCCTTGGGGTGGGCTTCGAGCTGGCGCTGCAAGGCGTCGCGGTCGGCCGGGGCCTGGCGGGCGATGGCCACGGCCAGTTCGTTGTCGAGGATCCAGGTGCGCGGCTTGTCGCTGTCGCGCGCGTAGCCGTCGCGCCAGCGCAGCAGGCGCAGCAGGCGCTGCTGGGCGGCGCGGTCGAGGAACTGGGCGCTGCGCAGCGACAGGTGCGGCCAGCGCTCGGCCGCTTCGTTCTCGGCGTTGACGACGGTGCGGGCGGCGTCTTCGGCCAGCCACTCGCGGCGGCCGAGCTGGCCGAGCAGGCCGTCGAGCGCGTCGTGCATGACGAACAGGTGGCGCACGTCGTCGGCGGCGTAGTCCAGCTGCGACGGCGACAGCGGCCGGCGCATCCAGTCCGAGCGGGTCTCGCCCTTGGGCAGGGCCACGCCGGTCAGCTGTTCGACCAGCTTCTGGTAACCCAGGCCGCCGCCGATGCCGGCCAGCGCCGCGGCCTGCTGGGTGTCGAACAAGGGCTTGGGCACCACGCCGCAAGCGTGCTTGAACGCGACCAGGTCCTCGCTGGGACTGTGCACCACCTTGAGGATGGCGGTGTCGGCCAGGATCGGCGCCAGCGCCTGGGTCATGCCCGGGCGCAGCGGGTCGACCAGCAGGATCGTCGGCTCGTCCTCGCCGTCGCGCTCGATGGCGATCTGCACCAGGGCCAGCTGCGGCCAATACGTGCGCTCGCGGATGAACTCGGTGTCCAGCCCGATGCGCGCGGGCTTGGCGTCGAAATGCGCTTGCAGCGCGTCGGGAGCGGTGATCCAAAGAGGCATGGGCGATGTGCTGGACGCGTGCGGGCCGGTCAGGGCCGGGCGGGCGACAATAGCTCAAATCGCCGTCGCGGGCCGCGACGGCTCGGGAAAGAACGCAAAAACCCGCAACGGCCGGCTTTGCCGAACGCCAAGGCCGGGTTCGCCGAATCCTCGTTCGCGCCGCGGCGCCGCCGCCGCGATGCCCGGCGCCGGCCCCTGAGACGATATGCTGCGCGGGTCGTCGCATCCCGCAGAGGCCGCAGGTTTGCCCGCAATCCACTGGATCCGCACGCTCGCTCTGGGCCTGGCCTGCGCCGGGCTGCTGGCCGCCTGCGGCGACCGCGCCGAGCGCGCCGGCGCGCAGACCGTGCCGCGCCAGCCGATCGTGACGGTCAGCGCCGATCAGGCGGTCTCGCCGGTGCCGCCGTGGCGGGCGCCGGCGGTGGCGGTCGGCGAGGACACCCAGGCCGCGCTGCGCAAGCGCGCCGATGCCGCGCTCAAGGCCGGCGACCTGTATGCGACCGCCGATTCGGCGATCCCGCTGTACTTGGCCTTGCGCGAGTTCGCGCCCAACGACCGCGGCGTCGCCGCCGGGCTGGACCGGGCGGTGGCGATGCTGCTGGCCGAGGGCGACGGCGCGCTCAAGCGCATCGACGAGGAACCGCTGGCGCTGCGCGAGGCGCACCGCGCCGCGGCGGTGGCGCGCGCGGTCGCGCCGGAGCATCGCAAGGTCGAAGCCTTCCTGGAGCGGCTCGACGCCGCCGACCAGGCGCAGGAAGCCAATCGCCTCGGCGAGGAAGCGCTCAACGCCGGCCGCATCGGCGAGGACGGCCGGGACGGCGGCGCGCTGGCCTATTTCCGCGAAGCCCTGGAGCTGCGTCCGCGCGACGTGCGCGCCGGCCAGGGCATCGCCGCGGCCGAGAGCGCGCTGATCCGCCGCGCCGAACTGGCCGCCGACCGCGACGACTACGCCGGCGCCGAGCGCTGGCTGGCCAAGGCCGCGCCGATCCGGCCGAAGCTGGACACCGCTTCCGACGCCCAGGGCCGCATCGCCGCGCAGCGCCAGGAGCGCATCCGCCGCCTGCGCGACGAGGGCATCGGCCTGCTGCCGAAGCTGCGCGGCATCGACGACGCGCGCGGCGTGCTGGCGACGCTGTTGCGGATCGCGCCGCCGGGCGATCCGGCCGCGGCCGAGCTGCGCGAGCGGATCGAACTGGCGACCCACTACGGCCTGTTCCGCCCGGGCCAGGTGTTCACCGACGCGATGAACCAGGGCGGTCGCGGCCCGCAGCTGGTGGTGATCCCGCACGGCGCGTTCCGCATGGGCGCCGAGCCCGGCGAAGCCGGTTCCAGCGACGCCGAGCGGCCGCTGCGCAACATCCGCTTCGAGCGCGGGCTGGCGGTGTCGCGCTACGAAATCACCGTCGGCGAATTCCGCCGTTTCATGAACGCCAGCAAGCACCGCGCCCGCGCCACCCGCCGCGGCTATTCGATCGCCTACGACGAACGCAGCGGCAATCTGGTGCGTCGCGGCGGCGTGGACTGGCGTTCGGACTACGCCGGCCAACCGGCGGCCGACAATCTGCCGGTGGTGCACGTCAGCGCCAAGGACGCCAACGCTTACGTCGAGTGGCTGTCGGGCATGACCGGGCAGCGCTACCGCCTGCCGAGCGAAGCCGAGTACGAATACGCGCTGCGCGCCGGCAGCCAGGGCGCCTATCCCTGGGGCGACGGCGCGCCGCCGGCCAAGGCCGGCAACCTGACCGGCGCGCTCGACGTCTCGCCGAGCGGCCGGCGCTGGCGCAACGCCTTCGCCGGCTACGGCGACGGCTTCTGGGGGCCGGCGCCGGTCGGCAGCTACGCGGCCAATGCATTCGGCCTTCACGACATGGGCGGCAATGTCAGCGAGTGGGTGGCCGACTGTTGGCACGACAACTACCGGCGCGCGCCGCGCGACGGCGCGGCGTGGTTCAACCCGGGCTGCCGCACGCGGGTGTTCCGCGGCGGCTCGTGGTCGAGCTCGCCGGCGCAGTCGCGCGCGGCGTGGCGGCAGGGCACCAGCGCCGACACCACCAACGGGCGCCTGGGCTTCCGGGTGGTGCGGGAGATCTGATCTGATGTCCGCGCCGCGGCCGCAACAGCGACCGCGGCGGGCAAGGCGAGGGGCCGAGCGCGGCGCCGGCGCGGCAAGCTAAAGTTTCGCCGGCGGCAGCGCCGGCAACGTTTCGCGGGCGGCGACGCCCGGCAATCTTCGGGAGCGGGCGGATGAGAGTGGACCCTTACGGCAATCAGGCGAGCGGCGGACGGCGCGGCTTCGGCGGCATGCGCTGGTGGATCCTGCTGCTGTTCGGCCTGTACGCGGCGTGGTCGTGGTTCGGCAGCGCCAAGACCGATCCCTACACCGGCGAGACCGCGCATTACGGCACCAGCGCCGACGAGGAAGTGCAGCTCGGCGAACAGGCGTTCGCGCAGGTGCTCAACGACGCCGGCTCGCAGCGCGCGCTGCTGGCCTCGAGCGCGCCGCAGAGCCAGGCGGTCAGCCAGATCGCCCAGCGCCTGATCGACAAGGTGCCGCAGGTCACCGACGCGCTGGCGCGGCAGAACAATCAGCAAGCGCCGACCGACTACCGCAATTTCAAGTGGAGCGTCGCGGTGATCGACTCGCAGGAGGCCAACGCCTTCTGCCTGCCCGGCGGCAAGATGGCGGTCTACACCGGCCTGTTCCCGGTGACCCAGAACGACGACGCGCTGGCGGTGGTGATGGGCCACGAGATCGCCCACGCGCTGTTGCGCCACGGTTCCCAGCGCATGGCCCAGCAGAAGCTGGTGCAGCTCGGCCAGGTCGCCGCCGGCGCGGCGGTCGGCGGGATGGACCCGCAACAGCAGCAGATGATCATGGGCGCGCTAGGCGCCGGCGCGCAGTACGGGCTGGTGCTGCCGTACGGCCGCAATCACGAGACCCAGGCCGACAAGGTCGGCCTGATGCTGGCCGCGGCCGCGTGCTACGACCCGCGTCAGGCGATTCCGTTGTGGCAGCGCATGTCGCAGCTCGGCGGCGGCCAGCGCCCGGCCGAGTTCGCCTCGACCCACCCGGACCCGGCCAACCGCATCGCGACCTTGCAGCAGCTGATGCCGAAGGCGCTGGAGTTCTATCAGGCCAATTGCGCGAACAAGCCGCTGGCGGCGCGCTGATCCAGCTCCCTGTAGGAGCGGCGCGAGCCGCGACTGCGACAACGCACCTGCGACGAACCTTACGGCGTAGTTGCGTTGTCGCAGTCGCGGCTCGCGCCGCTCCTACAGGAAGGCGGTGCAACTTCAGAAGCTCATGAACAAGCCGCCGTTGACCGGAATGTTCGCGCCGGTGATGAACCCGGCCTCGTCCGCGGTCAGGAACTCCACCGTGCGCGCGATCTCGCTCGGCTTGCCCAAGCGCCCGACCGGCACCGATTCGAGGATCTTGCCGCGGATCTCCTCCGGCACCGCCATCACCATCGCCGTTTCGCAATAGCCCGGCGACACCGAATTGACCGTCACGCCCTTGCGCGCCACTTCGCGCGCCAGCGCCATGGTGAAGCCGTGCATGCCTGCCTTGGCCGCGGAGTAGTTGGTCTGGCCGAACTGGCCGGTCTGGCCGTTGACCGAGCTGATGTTGACGATGCGGCCGAAGCCGCGTTCGGCCATCGCGTCGACCGTGTGCCGGCACAGGTTGAACACGCCGTCGAGGTTGACGTTGATGACCTCGTCCCAGGCGCGCCGCTCCATCTTGCGCAGGCTGCCGTCGCGGGTGATGCCGGCGGCGTTGACCAGGATGTCGATGGCCCCGAAGCGGCCGACGATGCGCTGCACCGCCGCGGCGCAGTCGTCGAAGTCGCCGACGTTGGCCGCTTCGAAACCGATGTCGTGGCCTTGGGTCAGCTGCGCGAATTCGGCGATGCGCTGCTCGCGCGCGCCCAGGTCGAGCGCGATCACGCGGCGGCCGGCGCGGGCCAGGGCCAGGCAGATCTCGCTGCCGAGCCCGCCGATGCCGCCGCTGACCACGGCGATGCGTTTGTTCATGCGATTCCCTCGAAAACCAGCATGGCCCGCGGCAGGGGGCGGATCGGCTCGACGGCTTGGGTGCGGCCGCACGGCGATCGCGCGGCGGGCGCGTGCGTGGCGTGTGTGCGTTGGGCGCGCGAGGCGCGATGTCGGCGATCGACGCAGGCGTCCTCCCCAGGCCGCCTGCGCGTGCGCGCCGGCCCGCGGCGCGCGAAGACTTTAGGGCCCGCCGCGGCTCAGCGCTCGCGCTTGCCCGGCTCGTGCTTGCCCGGTTCGCTGTTGCCCTTGGGCTTGGGCGTGACCGGCTGGCCGACGCTGCCGGACAGGTTCTGCTGGAACTCTTTCCACAGCGTGAGGTTGCGTTCGGTCAGCTGGTTCATCATCGCCCACGGCGTCTGCCCGAGCATGCCGCCCATCTGGTTGCGGAACTGCTGCTGCTGATCGAGGAACAGCTGCATCGAGCGTTCCAGGTAGTTGCCCATGAAGCCCTGCAGCGAGTCGCCGTAGAAACGGATGATCTGGCTCAGCAACTGGGTCGACAGCACCGGTTCGCCGTCCTGCTCGTGCTCGGCGATGATCTGCAGCAGCACTTGCCGGGTCAGGTCGTCGCCGGAGCGGGCATCGCGCACTTCGAACTCCTCGCCGTCGACGATGAGCTGGCGCACGTCTTCGATGGTGATGTAGCTGGAGATCTCGGTGTCGTAGAGACGACGGTTCGGATATTTCTTGATGACGCGAGTCGAGGCCATTGAGCTTTGGCTCTAAAAATCGTGGTGCCTTGCAGCATGGCGCAGGGCGCGGGGCCTTGCAACCGTTGCCGGGACGGACGGCGGCGCAGGCCGCGGGAAGGCGCCGGGAGGCGCGCGCGTGCGCTCCTCGCATGCGCCGCGCGGGACGACGAAAACCGCTGAAAAACCGCATCCGGCGCGATCGCCGACGGCGGTGCGGGCGCGCGCCGGGCAGCGGGCCGGGCGTTCCGCCAGCGAGCGCGGCGCGCACGCGGCGCGCCGGGCTTCAGACCTGAATAGGGTTGGCAGCGGCCGAGTGCGCGGCCGCTGCGCGAACGCCGCGCCGATGCGCCATCGCGGCGCGCCGACGCCGGCGCGGCTTCACCAACCCATGTACTGGCCGCCGTTGGCCGAGAGGTTGGCGCCGGTGATCCAGCCGGCCTCGTCGGGGATGAAGAACCCCACCGCGTAGGCGATCTCCTCCGGCGAACCCAGGCGTCCGGTCGGGATCTGGGCGATGATCTTGTTGCGCACGTCCTCGGGCACGGCCATGACCATGTCGGTGGCGATGTAGCCCGGCGACACCGTGTTGACGGTGATGCCGAAGCGCGCGTTCTCCTGCGCCAGCGAAATGGTGAAGCCGTGCATGCCGGCCTTGGCCGCGGCGTAGTTGGCCTGGCCGTACTGGCCCTTCTGGCCGTTGATCGAGCTGATCTGCACGATCCGCCCCCACTTGCGCTCGCGCATGCCCTCGATCACCGGGCGGGTGACGTTGAAGCAGGAGTTGAGGTTGGTGTCGATGACGTCGGTCCACTGCTGCGGCGTCATCCGGTGGAAGGTGGTGTCGCGGGTGATGCCGGCGTTGTTGACCAGGATGTCGACCGGGCCGATCTGGCGCTCGACCTCGCGCACCAGCGCCTCGGCGTGCGCGGGCGAGGACACGTCGCCGTGGGCGATGGCGACGTCGTAGCCCTGTTCCTTCATCTGCGCCTGCCAGGCGCGCCCTTTGGCTTCGTCCCGATAGTTGGTCGCGACCTTGTGCCCCAGTTTGGCGAGGCGCTGGACGATCGAGGTGCCGATGCCACCGGTACCGCCGGTGACGAGTGCAACGCGTGACTGCATATGCTGAGCTCTCCATGGCCGCAAAAGGGCGGTCGCGTCCCGATTCTAGACAGCATTCGTGCCGGGATCGTTGTGCATCGCGGCGAGACTGGAAGCCGCCTGCGGAATCTGTGCCGGACTGAACGAATCGCATGCCGCACTCAGCAATTGAGTGACAGTTTCCACCGCAACCAGGGCCTGCGGCGCCTGACCGAGCGCGGCCCAGGCCGCGCGCAGGGCCGGCAGCGGATCGGCCGGGTCCAGCGGATGCGCGGCCTCGGACTTGGACAGCTTGCGGCCGTGCGCGTCGAGCAGCAGCGGCAGGTGGGCGTACGCCGGCGTCGGCAGACCGAGCGCGCGCTGCAGCAGGATCTGGCGCGGGGTCGAGTCGAGCAGGTCGGCGCCGCGGACGATGTCGCTGATGCCCTGGTCGGCGTCGTCGACGACCACCGCGAGCTGGTACGCCCAATGGCCGTCGGCGCGGCGCAGGACGAAATCGCCG
Proteins encoded:
- a CDS encoding M48 family metallopeptidase — protein: MRVDPYGNQASGGRRGFGGMRWWILLLFGLYAAWSWFGSAKTDPYTGETAHYGTSADEEVQLGEQAFAQVLNDAGSQRALLASSAPQSQAVSQIAQRLIDKVPQVTDALARQNNQQAPTDYRNFKWSVAVIDSQEANAFCLPGGKMAVYTGLFPVTQNDDALAVVMGHEIAHALLRHGSQRMAQQKLVQLGQVAAGAAVGGMDPQQQQMIMGALGAGAQYGLVLPYGRNHETQADKVGLMLAAAACYDPRQAIPLWQRMSQLGGGQRPAEFASTHPDPANRIATLQQLMPKALEFYQANCANKPLAAR
- the phaR gene encoding polyhydroxyalkanoate synthesis repressor PhaR — protein: MASTRVIKKYPNRRLYDTEISSYITIEDVRQLIVDGEEFEVRDARSGDDLTRQVLLQIIAEHEQDGEPVLSTQLLSQIIRFYGDSLQGFMGNYLERSMQLFLDQQQQFRNQMGGMLGQTPWAMMNQLTERNLTLWKEFQQNLSGSVGQPVTPKPKGNSEPGKHEPGKRER
- the phbB gene encoding acetoacetyl-CoA reductase → MNKRIAVVSGGIGGLGSEICLALARAGRRVIALDLGAREQRIAEFAQLTQGHDIGFEAANVGDFDDCAAAVQRIVGRFGAIDILVNAAGITRDGSLRKMERRAWDEVINVNLDGVFNLCRHTVDAMAERGFGRIVNISSVNGQTGQFGQTNYSAAKAGMHGFTMALAREVARKGVTVNSVSPGYCETAMVMAVPEEIRGKILESVPVGRLGKPSEIARTVEFLTADEAGFITGANIPVNGGLFMSF
- the rnd gene encoding ribonuclease D encodes the protein MPLWITAPDALQAHFDAKPARIGLDTEFIRERTYWPQLALVQIAIERDGEDEPTILLVDPLRPGMTQALAPILADTAILKVVHSPSEDLVAFKHACGVVPKPLFDTQQAAALAGIGGGLGYQKLVEQLTGVALPKGETRSDWMRRPLSPSQLDYAADDVRHLFVMHDALDGLLGQLGRREWLAEDAARTVVNAENEAAERWPHLSLRSAQFLDRAAQQRLLRLLRWRDGYARDSDKPRTWILDNELAVAIARQAPADRDALQRQLEAHPKAPRKLTDAIWTALSTPLADEAQAPDAGIAETRDKQRLRQLQDAVAGRSAALGLPDGVLASRRWLEALLDHGEWPDALSGWRRAALEPALAPLLAAPSGAA
- the phbB gene encoding acetoacetyl-CoA reductase, with translation MQSRVALVTGGTGGIGTSIVQRLAKLGHKVATNYRDEAKGRAWQAQMKEQGYDVAIAHGDVSSPAHAEALVREVERQIGPVDILVNNAGITRDTTFHRMTPQQWTDVIDTNLNSCFNVTRPVIEGMRERKWGRIVQISSINGQKGQYGQANYAAAKAGMHGFTISLAQENARFGITVNTVSPGYIATDMVMAVPEDVRNKIIAQIPTGRLGSPEEIAYAVGFFIPDEAGWITGANLSANGGQYMGW
- a CDS encoding SUMF1/EgtB/PvdO family nonheme iron enzyme, giving the protein MLRGSSHPAEAAGLPAIHWIRTLALGLACAGLLAACGDRAERAGAQTVPRQPIVTVSADQAVSPVPPWRAPAVAVGEDTQAALRKRADAALKAGDLYATADSAIPLYLALREFAPNDRGVAAGLDRAVAMLLAEGDGALKRIDEEPLALREAHRAAAVARAVAPEHRKVEAFLERLDAADQAQEANRLGEEALNAGRIGEDGRDGGALAYFREALELRPRDVRAGQGIAAAESALIRRAELAADRDDYAGAERWLAKAAPIRPKLDTASDAQGRIAAQRQERIRRLRDEGIGLLPKLRGIDDARGVLATLLRIAPPGDPAAAELRERIELATHYGLFRPGQVFTDAMNQGGRGPQLVVIPHGAFRMGAEPGEAGSSDAERPLRNIRFERGLAVSRYEITVGEFRRFMNASKHRARATRRGYSIAYDERSGNLVRRGGVDWRSDYAGQPAADNLPVVHVSAKDANAYVEWLSGMTGQRYRLPSEAEYEYALRAGSQGAYPWGDGAPPAKAGNLTGALDVSPSGRRWRNAFAGYGDGFWGPAPVGSYAANAFGLHDMGGNVSEWVADCWHDNYRRAPRDGAAWFNPGCRTRVFRGGSWSSSPAQSRAAWRQGTSADTTNGRLGFRVVREI